In Myxocyprinus asiaticus isolate MX2 ecotype Aquarium Trade chromosome 3, UBuf_Myxa_2, whole genome shotgun sequence, the following proteins share a genomic window:
- the LOC127427889 gene encoding B-cell lymphoma 6 protein homolog yields MNSKRDNGASRINPMSISTATNSSQASVSSRKHTTINSSNKGEKGESVQHITRDKSMSISTLRSRLGPTIRSTLSAAVDTLLGEIVTVLSETQRELLTKEQENEELKIRLEVSERELKTLQECLCSAQKLIDQLQGPFGNPPMPGHHIYTSAGPLNSGRLTHRSAPEADPRCFTGGEPELSGALGDAIHGFDAREEFKSCHLSIQADGTVTNSFYDPIAVHSSNICSDMNRTGEMVDDSRRLSHTRAQNPSTHTIFSVKEEQGLASGQVCARVREPPTATEHTAQNVCDLPYAHMVEEEESSRSHNHPSKPTPPPPSRPHNGPSSSSSPPQGLRSAQRDAPGLSTTARMSPGVGGSSPDESTRRSISELMGEAPGERPHLCLECGKTFRLISSLKKHLRIHTGEKPYPCTVCGRRFRESGALKTHLRIHTGEKPYSCSECGTQFRHLDGLRKHRRTHTGEKPYVCSVCGKRLSRLQHLKHHQRIHTGERPCCCPLCQRAFKDPASLRKHLRAHEGEPGAEEAVAMAGLAEGDGGSMDDEDMRFGMWGEEEGNEGEPVVDCV; encoded by the exons ATGAACTCCAAACGCGATAACGGGGCAAGCAGAATCAACCCAATGTCGATATCAACAGCAACAAACAGCTCACAAGCGAGCGTCTCCAGCCGTAAACACACTACAATCAACTCATCAAACAAAGGAGAGAAGGGTGAATCCGTGCAACACATAACACGGGACAAAAGCATGTCCATCTCCACGCTCAGAAGTCGCCTCGGTCCGACCATCCGGTCCACTCTGTCCGCTGCGGTGGACACACTGCTGGGCGAGATAGTGACGGTGTTGTCCGAAACCCAGCGGGAACTGTTGACCAAAGAGCAAGAGAACGAGGAACTAAAGATTCGCCTCGAGGTCTCAGAGAGAGAGCTCAAAACGTTACAAGAATGTCTTTGTAGCGCGCAGAAATTAATCGATCAGCTTCAAGGTCCCTTTGGTAACCCACCCATGCCGGGACATCACATCTACACCTCAGCTGGACCATTAAACTCGGGTCGGTTGACTCATCGGAGTGCACCCGAGGCAGATCCACGCTGTTTTACTGGAGGTGAGCCGGAGTTGAGTGGTGCGTTGGGTGATGCCATACACGGCTTTGATGCCAGGGAAGAATTCAAGAGCTGCCACCTCTCCATTCAGGCGGATGGAACGGTGACGAACAGTTTTTATGACCCTATAGCCGTCCATTCGTCTAACATCTGCTCAGATATGAACCGAACTG GTGAGATGGTGGATGACAGCAGAAGGCTCTCACACACTAGAGCCCAAAacccctccacacacactatcTTCTCTGTTAAAGAAGAACAGGGTCTTGCTTCTGGGCAGGTGTGTGCGCGAGTAAGAGAGCCACCCACAGCAACTGAGCACACTGCACAGAATGTGTGTGATCTGCCATATGCCCATATGGTCGAGGAAGAAGAAAGCTCCCGTTCACACAACCACCCTTCCAAACCGACACCACCACCCCCCTCCAGGCCTCACAATGGACCGTCATCCAGTAGTTCACCTCCTCAAGGGCTTAGATCAGCCCAGAGAGATGCCCCTGGGTTGAGTACGACAGCCAGGATGAGCCCTGGGGTGGGTGGCTCATCTCCAGATGAGTCCACACGACGCTCCATCTCTGAGCTAATGGGGGAGGCACCTGGAGAACGCCCTCACTTGTGTTTAGAGTGTGGCAAGACATTCCGTCTGATCTCAAGCCTGAAAAAGCACCTGAGGATCCACACGGGAGAAAAACCATACCCGTGCACCGTGTGTGGGCGACGCTTCCGTGAGTCAGGAGCACTCAAGACTCACCTTCGCATCCACACAGGTGAGAAGCCATATTCCTGTTCCGAATGTGGAACGCAGTTTCGTCATCTAGACGGCCTGCGGAAGCACCGGCGCACACACACCGGTGAAAAACCATATGTGTGCAGTGTATGCGGCAAACGTCTCAGCCGGCTGCAGCATCTAAAGCACCACCAGCGCATACATACAGGAGAGAGGCCGTGTTGCTGCCCACTCTGCCAAAGAGCCTTTAAAGATCCGGCCAGTCTGAGGAAACACCTCCGTGCCCATGAAGGGGAGCCTGGAGCAGAGGAAGCTGTGGCCATGGCTGGACTGGCAGAGGGGGATGGAGGTTCAATGGATGATGAGGATATGAGGTTTGGGATGTGGGGGGAAGAGGAAGGGAATGAAGGGGAGCCTGTGGTGGACTGTGTGTAG